The Argonema galeatum A003/A1 region GGGCGCTTTCGAGGGCCCCATTTTTGGAGACGACAGCACACCGCTCAATCCAGTCCCGGTGATGATAAAGTAACCGATCGCCAAGAACAAACTGCTAAGGCCAATTTGCACCTGGGATTTCAATGCTCCCATCTTGGCCTGTTTTTCCAGTTGTTGCTTGCGATCGCGAACTTGGGTTAGCGTTTGATTGCTAAAGTCTTTGGCTTGCTGTTCCAGATAGTCGTCCAGCGCTCTTGGGTTGTCCTTAGATTGCTGGAGAATGTTTTTGAGTTGGTCGGGGACTTGTCCGCTTTGAAGTGCTTGATTTAACCTCTGGTCGTCTTTGAGCAAATCGCCGATTTGGGTTTTAATCTGGGTTCTTCGCTGTTCTACTTGAGCCCTAAAATCTGGACTGCTAAGCTGAGTTTCGGCTTGAGAAGCCTGCTGCTGGATTCGCTGGAGCCCCTCATTGCTAGCCAGACGAACATTGTTAATGTGCAACGGAGCCACTAGCAAAAAGACCAGCCCCAAAATCCCTGAAAGCACCAAAGCTCCTAATTTCACCAATTGCCACGGTTGACCGCTTCCTTGACCGTCTACCCGCTCGTCCATCCAAGACCCCAGGAACAGCAGCGCCATACCCAGCATAGGAATGAATCCTCGCTCAACTAGCTGGGTAGTCGCACTCAGTTG contains the following coding sequences:
- a CDS encoding HpsJ family protein; its protein translation is MKGSANRLISAPAALISKLVGTILILSFLLDTVTLLIPSSPPFSPLDRGWQLSATTQLVERGFIPMLGMALLFLGSWMDERVDGQGSGQPWQLVKLGALVLSGILGLVFLLVAPLHINNVRLASNEGLQRIQQQASQAETQLSSPDFRAQVEQRRTQIKTQIGDLLKDDQRLNQALQSGQVPDQLKNILQQSKDNPRALDDYLEQQAKDFSNQTLTQVRDRKQQLEKQAKMGALKSQVQIGLSSLFLAIGYFIITGTGLSGVLSSPKMGPSKAPKR